In Eptesicus fuscus isolate TK198812 chromosome 23, DD_ASM_mEF_20220401, whole genome shotgun sequence, one genomic interval encodes:
- the ALKBH2 gene encoding DNA oxidative demethylase ALKBH2 isoform X1, protein MDRFLEKRALGGLVGKREQEQTGAGPAELGEDKESTRKRPRRETPGNGADLAGLSWRRIRSEGLDCDYTVLFGKAEADEIFRELEQQVEYFTGALAKVQVFGKWHSVPRKQATYGDAGLTYTFSGLTLSPKPWIPVLERVRGRVSSVTGQTFNFVLVNRYKDGCDHIGEHRDDERELAPGSPIASVSFGACRDFFFRHKDARGRSRSRRLEVVRLPLAHGSLLMMNHPTNSHWYHSLPVRKKVLAPRVNLTFRKILPTRK, encoded by the exons ATGGACAGATTCCTGGAGAAGAGGGCTCTAGGGGGCCTTGTGGGAAAGAGGGAGCAGGAGCAGACAGGAGCAGGCCCAGCCGAGTTGGGAGAAGACAAGGAAAGCACCAGGAAGAGGCCCAGGAGAGAAACCCCGGGGAATGGCGCTGACTTGGCCGGCCTCAGCTGGCGACGCATTCGATCCGAGGGCCTGGACTGCGATTACACAGTCCTGTTTGGCAAAGCTGAAGCGGACGAGATTTTCCGAGAGTTGGAGCAACAAGTGGAGTATTTTACAG GTGCGCTGGCCAAGGTGCAGGTGTTTGGGAAGTGGCACAGCGTGCCAAGGAAGCAGGCGACGTACGGCGACGCTGGGCTGACCTACACGTTTTCAGGCCTCACTCTGTCTCCAAAACCCTGGATCCCAGTTCTCGAGCGAGTCCGGGGTCGTGTTTCTTCGGTGACTGGGCAGACCTTCAACTTTGTGCTCGTTAACAG GTATAAAGATGGCTGCGACCACATTGGGGAGCACCGAGATGACGAAAGAGAACTGGCTCCTGGGAGCCCCATCGCCTCCGTCTCCTTTGGGGCCTGCAGAGACTTCTTCTTCCGGCACAAAGATGCTCGAGGGAGGAGCCGCTCCCGGAGGCTGGAGGTGGTCAGGCTGCCGCTGGCCCACGGGAGTTTACTGATGATGAACCACCCGACCAACTCTCACTGGTATCACAGTCTCCCCGTCCGCAAGAAGGTTCTGGCTCCGCGCGTCAATCTGACCTTTCGTAAAATCCTGCCTactagaaagtaa
- the ALKBH2 gene encoding DNA oxidative demethylase ALKBH2 isoform X2: MDRFLEKRALGGLVGKREQEQTGAGPAELGEDKESTRKRPRRETPGNGADLAGLSWRRIRSEGLDCDYTVLFGKAEADEIFRELEQQVEYFTGIKMAATTLGSTEMTKENWLLGAPSPPSPLGPAETSSSGTKMLEGGAAPGGWRWSGCRWPTGVY; the protein is encoded by the exons ATGGACAGATTCCTGGAGAAGAGGGCTCTAGGGGGCCTTGTGGGAAAGAGGGAGCAGGAGCAGACAGGAGCAGGCCCAGCCGAGTTGGGAGAAGACAAGGAAAGCACCAGGAAGAGGCCCAGGAGAGAAACCCCGGGGAATGGCGCTGACTTGGCCGGCCTCAGCTGGCGACGCATTCGATCCGAGGGCCTGGACTGCGATTACACAGTCCTGTTTGGCAAAGCTGAAGCGGACGAGATTTTCCGAGAGTTGGAGCAACAAGTGGAGTATTTTACAG GTATAAAGATGGCTGCGACCACATTGGGGAGCACCGAGATGACGAAAGAGAACTGGCTCCTGGGAGCCCCATCGCCTCCGTCTCCTTTGGGGCCTGCAGAGACTTCTTCTTCCGGCACAAAGATGCTCGAGGGAGGAGCCGCTCCCGGAGGCTGGAGGTGGTCAGGCTGCCGCTGGCCCACGGGAGTTTACTGA
- the USP30 gene encoding ubiquitin carboxyl-terminal hydrolase 30 isoform X1, with protein sequence MLSSRAREAMSAADRAIQRFLRTGAAVRYKVMKNWGVIGGLAAALAAGIYVIWGPITERKKRRKGLVPGLVNLGNTCFLNSLLQGLSACPAFIRWLEEFTTQYTGDHKEPPPHQYLSLTLLHLLKALSCQEVTDDEVLDASCLLDVLRMYRWQISSFEEQDAHELFHVITSSLEDERDRQPRVTHLFDVHSLEQQPEVTPTQITCRTRGAPHPTSNHWKSQHPFHGRLTSNMVCKHCEHQSPVRFDTFDSLSLSIPAATWGHPLTLDHCLHHFISSESVRDVVCDNCTKIEAKGTLNGEKVEHQRTTFVKQLKLGKLPQCLCIHLQRLSWSSQGTPLKRHEHVQFNEFLMMDIYKYHLLGHKPGQHSPERKEKAGPALDLQDGPAAPRSVLNQPGGPKTHIFMNGACSPSLLPTLPAPVPFPLPVVPDYSSSTYLFRLMAVVVHHGDMHSGHFVTYRRSPPSAKNPLSTSNQWLWISDDTVRKASLQEVLSSSAYLLFYERVLSKMHQSREYKSEE encoded by the exons ATGCTGAGCTCCCGGGCCCGGGAGGCGATGAGCGCGGCCGACAGGGCCATCCAGCGCTTCCTGCGGACTGGGGCGGCCGTCAG GTATAAAGTCATGAAGAACTGGGGTGTTATAGGTGGACTCGCCGCTGCTCTTGCAGCAGGAATATATGTTATTTGGGGTCCCATCACAGAAAGAAAGAAGCGTAGAAAAG GGCTCGTGCCTGGCCTCGTCAACTTGGGGAACACCTGCTTCCTGAACTCCCTGCTGCAAGGCTTGTCTGCCTGCCCCGCCTTCATCCGGTGGCTGGAGGAGTTCACCACGCAGTACACCGGGGATCACAAGGAGCCCCCCCCACACCAGTATTTATCCTTGACACTGTTGCACCTCCTGAAAG CTCTATCCTGCCAAGAAGTTACTGATGATGAGGTCTTGGATGCAAGCTGCCTGTTGGACGTCTTAAGGATGTACAGATGGCAGATCTCTTCCTTTGAAGAGCAG GATGCTCACGAGCTATTCCACGTCATCACCTCGTCCTTGGAAGATGAGCGCGACCGCCAGCCCCGGGTCACACATTTGTTTGATGTGCATTCCCTGGAG CAGCAGCCGGAAGTCACTCCCACACAAATAACCTGCCGCACAAGAG GGGCACCTCATCCCACGTCCAATCACTGGAAATCTCAGCATCCCTTTCATGGGAGACTTACTAGTAACATGGTCTGCAAACACTGTGAACACCAG AGTCCCGTTCGATTCGATACCTTTGATAGCCTTTCACTAAGTATTCCAGCTGCCACCTGG GGTCATCCCCTGACCCTGGACCACTGCCTTCACCACTTCATCTCATCAGAATCAGTGCGGGACGTTGTATGTGACAACTGCACAAAG ATTGAAGCCAAAGGGACGCTGAATGGGGAGAAGGTGGAACACCAGAGGACCACTTTCGTTAAGCAGTTAAAACTAGGGAAG CTCCCCCAGTGTCTGTGCATCCACCTGCAGCGGCTGAGCTGGTCCAGCCAGGGCACGCCCCTGAAGCGGCACGAGCATGTGCAGTTCAACGAGTTCCTGATGATGGACATCTACAAGTACCACCTCCTTGGACACAAACCGGGCCAACACAGTCCTGAAcggaaggagaaggcagggcccgcGCTGGACCTGCAGGACGGGCCGGCGGCCCCCAGATCAG TTCTGAATCAGCCAGGGGGCCCCAAAACCCACATTTTTATGAATGGTGCCTGTTCCCCGTCTTTgttgcccaccctgccagccccaGTGCCCTTCCCCCTCCCGGTGGTTCCGGACTACAG CTCCTCCACGTACCTCTTCCGGCTGATGGCAGTTGTTGTCCACCATGGAGACATGCACTCCGGACACTTCGTGACTTACCGACGATCCCCACCTTCGGCCAAGAACCCTCTCTCAACCAGCAACCAGTGGCTGTGGATTTCCGACGACACTGTCCGCAAGGCCAGCCTGCAGGAGGTCCTGTCCTCCAGCGCCTACCTGCTGTTCTACGAGCGCGTTCTTTCCAAGATGCACCAGAGTCGGGAGTACAAGTCCGAAGAGTGA
- the USP30 gene encoding ubiquitin carboxyl-terminal hydrolase 30 isoform X2: protein MKNWGVIGGLAAALAAGIYVIWGPITERKKRRKGLVPGLVNLGNTCFLNSLLQGLSACPAFIRWLEEFTTQYTGDHKEPPPHQYLSLTLLHLLKALSCQEVTDDEVLDASCLLDVLRMYRWQISSFEEQDAHELFHVITSSLEDERDRQPRVTHLFDVHSLEQQPEVTPTQITCRTRGAPHPTSNHWKSQHPFHGRLTSNMVCKHCEHQSPVRFDTFDSLSLSIPAATWGHPLTLDHCLHHFISSESVRDVVCDNCTKIEAKGTLNGEKVEHQRTTFVKQLKLGKLPQCLCIHLQRLSWSSQGTPLKRHEHVQFNEFLMMDIYKYHLLGHKPGQHSPERKEKAGPALDLQDGPAAPRSVLNQPGGPKTHIFMNGACSPSLLPTLPAPVPFPLPVVPDYSSSTYLFRLMAVVVHHGDMHSGHFVTYRRSPPSAKNPLSTSNQWLWISDDTVRKASLQEVLSSSAYLLFYERVLSKMHQSREYKSEE, encoded by the exons ATGAAGAACTGGGGTGTTATAGGTGGACTCGCCGCTGCTCTTGCAGCAGGAATATATGTTATTTGGGGTCCCATCACAGAAAGAAAGAAGCGTAGAAAAG GGCTCGTGCCTGGCCTCGTCAACTTGGGGAACACCTGCTTCCTGAACTCCCTGCTGCAAGGCTTGTCTGCCTGCCCCGCCTTCATCCGGTGGCTGGAGGAGTTCACCACGCAGTACACCGGGGATCACAAGGAGCCCCCCCCACACCAGTATTTATCCTTGACACTGTTGCACCTCCTGAAAG CTCTATCCTGCCAAGAAGTTACTGATGATGAGGTCTTGGATGCAAGCTGCCTGTTGGACGTCTTAAGGATGTACAGATGGCAGATCTCTTCCTTTGAAGAGCAG GATGCTCACGAGCTATTCCACGTCATCACCTCGTCCTTGGAAGATGAGCGCGACCGCCAGCCCCGGGTCACACATTTGTTTGATGTGCATTCCCTGGAG CAGCAGCCGGAAGTCACTCCCACACAAATAACCTGCCGCACAAGAG GGGCACCTCATCCCACGTCCAATCACTGGAAATCTCAGCATCCCTTTCATGGGAGACTTACTAGTAACATGGTCTGCAAACACTGTGAACACCAG AGTCCCGTTCGATTCGATACCTTTGATAGCCTTTCACTAAGTATTCCAGCTGCCACCTGG GGTCATCCCCTGACCCTGGACCACTGCCTTCACCACTTCATCTCATCAGAATCAGTGCGGGACGTTGTATGTGACAACTGCACAAAG ATTGAAGCCAAAGGGACGCTGAATGGGGAGAAGGTGGAACACCAGAGGACCACTTTCGTTAAGCAGTTAAAACTAGGGAAG CTCCCCCAGTGTCTGTGCATCCACCTGCAGCGGCTGAGCTGGTCCAGCCAGGGCACGCCCCTGAAGCGGCACGAGCATGTGCAGTTCAACGAGTTCCTGATGATGGACATCTACAAGTACCACCTCCTTGGACACAAACCGGGCCAACACAGTCCTGAAcggaaggagaaggcagggcccgcGCTGGACCTGCAGGACGGGCCGGCGGCCCCCAGATCAG TTCTGAATCAGCCAGGGGGCCCCAAAACCCACATTTTTATGAATGGTGCCTGTTCCCCGTCTTTgttgcccaccctgccagccccaGTGCCCTTCCCCCTCCCGGTGGTTCCGGACTACAG CTCCTCCACGTACCTCTTCCGGCTGATGGCAGTTGTTGTCCACCATGGAGACATGCACTCCGGACACTTCGTGACTTACCGACGATCCCCACCTTCGGCCAAGAACCCTCTCTCAACCAGCAACCAGTGGCTGTGGATTTCCGACGACACTGTCCGCAAGGCCAGCCTGCAGGAGGTCCTGTCCTCCAGCGCCTACCTGCTGTTCTACGAGCGCGTTCTTTCCAAGATGCACCAGAGTCGGGAGTACAAGTCCGAAGAGTGA